The genomic interval GAAGACAAGCATGGATCAGCCGCTACCTGCGAGGCCCGCGTCCACCGCCCATGCCGCGTGTCGAACCGCCGAACGGGTTACCCCCGCCCATGCGCTCCCGCATGCGGTCGAGGAACGCCTGCTGTTGGGCCATGAGCTGCGCAGCGCCAACGACGACAAGAACCTCGCCTTCCTCGACGCCGCTCACGATCTCCGTACGGTCCCAGTCGTTGAGGCCGATCTGCACTTGTCGCGGCACCGGCACCGAGTCAGCACCCATTACGAATACGACCGCCGCCCGGGACTGGCGCGGCGGTCCACCCTCTCCACCGGAGCCAGCGAAACCCGCCATCGCACTCTGGATGCGTGCGCGCATCTCATCCTGGGTGATTTCTCCTGCCTCGAGTTGAGCTCGAAGCGCTTGCATTTGAGCGGCGGCAGCTCCGCCTTGACCGCCTCCGCGCTGACCGTCAAAACCAGCGCTCTGTCCGTCGCCCCCGCCCCGCTGACCACGTCCGGCATTCTGACCGCCGCCGCGCTGGGCACCGTCGCCGCCGCGGCCAGCTCCTTGACCTCCCTCACGACCTCTATTGAAGCCACCTCTGCTGAAGCCACCTCTGCCGGAGCCCATGAACGCGGTCAGATCCATGTTTTCCACGTCGAGGCCGAGCGCCATCGCCGCCGGACCGACATCGGTCGTCTTCACGATCGCGTTGTTGGGCACGACGAGAACATTCACAGCCTCATCCACCATCACTTCGACCTCAGCGTTCATGCCCGGCATCAAGAGCCGTCCGCGATTGTCGATGCTCACGATGACCGCGAACATCGTCACGTTCTGCTCGACGGTCGCTTGCGGCTCGATCTTCTGGACCTCGCCCTGGAAGGTGCGATCGGGGAATGCCTCCACCGTTACGTTGGCGACCATCCCGGGTCTCAGCTGACCCATGTCTGTTTCGTCGACCAGCGTGCGCACCTGCATTTCGCCGAGATTCGCCATGAGGAAGAGCGTGGTGCCACCCGACACGTTACCGGAGGCGGACTGAATGACCATGCCCTCTTCGACGTTTTTCTGGATGATCGTGCCCGTCATAGGCGCCGTAATGCGCACGTCCTCGAGTTGGAGCACCGCGAGCTCGTGGTTCGTGCGAGCCTTCACGAGGTTGGCCCTCGAGTTGGCATACTCGACCCGAGCCCCTTCGTGCTCTTGAGCCGTGATGACGTCCCGCTCGAGCAGAAGTGTCGAGCGATCGATCTGGGATTCGGCAATCTCGAGCCGCACCTGCGCCACCTCGAGGTCCGCTTCGGTTTGATCGAAACGGTTCTGCACGTCTCGAGGGTCGATGTCCGCGAGCAGCTGCCCAGGCCGTACCTCGTCGCCAATGTCGGCGTGCAGCCTGAGAATCTCTCCGGACGCTTTCGACTTGACCTCGACCTCGCGGATCGGCTCCACCGTCCCGGTGGCCTCCGCGCTGATCAGGAGATTTGCTCGCACGACCTCAACGGTCTCGAAGCTCGAGACGGCT from Gemmatimonadota bacterium carries:
- a CDS encoding efflux RND transporter periplasmic adaptor subunit → AVSSFETVEVVRANLLISAEATGTVEPIREVEVKSKASGEILRLHADIGDEVRPGQLLADIDPRDVQNRFDQTEADLEVAQVRLEIAESQIDRSTLLLERDVITAQEHEGARVEYANSRANLVKARTNHELAVLQLEDVRITAPMTGTIIQKNVEEGMVIQSASGNVSGGTTLFLMANLGEMQVRTLVDETDMGQLRPGMVANVTVEAFPDRTFQGEVQKIEPQATVEQNVTMFAVIVSIDNRGRLLMPGMNAEVEVMVDEAVNVLVVPNNAIVKTTDVGPAAMALGLDVENMDLTAFMGSGRGGFSRGGFNRGREGGQGAGRGGDGAQRGGGQNAGRGQRGGGDGQSAGFDGQRGGGQGGAAAAQMQALRAQLEAGEITQDEMRARIQSAMAGFAGSGGEGGPPRQSRAAVVFVMGADSVPVPRQVQIGLNDWDRTEIVSGVEEGEVLVVVGAAQLMAQQQAFLDRMRERMGGGNPFGGSTRGMGGGRGPRR